One window of Planctomycetota bacterium genomic DNA carries:
- a CDS encoding Gfo/Idh/MocA family oxidoreductase, producing the protein MKLEQIRWGILGCGDVTEVKSGPAVMNRGDTSRVVACMRRDAAKAKNYAERHGVDRWYDDADKLLADDEVNAVYIATPPNGHRDLALKAAAAGKACYVEKPFGRNAAEAKEMVDAFAAADLPLLVAYYRRRLPRFVEAKRLIDAGELGSVTSVDYEMTRLFQPDRDHGWRADPTIAGGGLFHDLGSHLLDLLDFLLGPLGKVAGTSQGDPGDERVAMSFTHDRDIAGCARWNFAASRHADRITIDGTTGSLSMSCFGNEPIRLARGDETTEIDRPHDKQVQRYLMDDVLAHLRGERACVSTGDSALRTNVVLDTVAGGATA; encoded by the coding sequence ATGAAGCTCGAACAGATCCGCTGGGGCATCCTCGGCTGCGGTGACGTCACGGAAGTCAAAAGCGGCCCGGCCGTCATGAATCGGGGCGACACAAGCCGCGTCGTCGCCTGCATGCGTCGCGACGCCGCCAAAGCCAAGAACTATGCCGAGCGGCACGGCGTTGATCGGTGGTACGACGATGCAGACAAGCTGCTCGCCGACGACGAGGTCAATGCCGTCTACATCGCCACGCCGCCGAACGGTCATCGCGATCTGGCGTTGAAAGCCGCAGCGGCAGGCAAGGCGTGCTACGTCGAGAAGCCCTTCGGCCGCAACGCCGCCGAGGCCAAGGAGATGGTCGACGCTTTCGCCGCTGCCGACTTGCCGCTGCTAGTTGCGTACTACCGAAGGCGTCTTCCACGATTCGTCGAAGCCAAACGTCTGATCGACGCGGGCGAGTTGGGAAGTGTCACGAGCGTCGACTACGAGATGACACGTCTGTTCCAGCCCGATCGCGACCACGGCTGGCGTGCCGACCCAACGATTGCCGGCGGCGGGCTCTTCCACGACCTCGGCAGTCACCTCCTCGATCTGCTCGACTTCCTTCTCGGCCCTCTCGGCAAGGTCGCGGGTACCAGTCAGGGCGACCCGGGCGACGAGCGTGTCGCGATGAGCTTCACGCACGATCGCGACATCGCCGGATGTGCGCGATGGAACTTCGCCGCCAGCCGCCACGCCGACCGCATCACGATCGACGGCACGACGGGCTCGCTGTCCATGAGCTGCTTCGGCAATGAGCCGATTCGCCTCGCTCGCGGCGACGAGACGACCGAGATCGATCGCCCGCACGACAAACAAGTCCAGCGATATCTCATGGATGATGTCCTGGCACACCTTCGAGGCGAACGCGCCTGTGTCAGCACCGGCGACTCGGCTCTGCGAACGAACGTGGTTCTCGATACGGTGGCCGGAGGAGCAACCGCATGA